ATGATTCGATCTTCCTTCGACTCGTACTTCTCAACCTTTAGTTGGAGCTTCCCTATAGACTTCGTGCAAATATGTAtatcctttttcttctttactCTTCTAGTTGTTTGCTCTCTGAATTCTTCCTTGTATGAAGGCAAAATAATCAGAGTTCGTGACGTATTGGCATACCTGAGATCTTTACAATTATATCCTTTCTGAAGCTTTTTCACCACATCTCGTGTTTTCAAATCTTCATGGGTCACCAATGCTCCCTCTGTGTCTGCCCCATACTCTTGTGGCTCATCTTCATGGAGACTAGGCTCTATCTTCATATCTCTAGTATCTTCCTCCTTGTCGCTTAGAGTCTCCcaatcttcttcatcatcacatTCAAATACTATAAATCCAGTAGAAGTATTTGAATCTCTTATCTCCATCGCAAAACCCGCTTCTGCgtcccattcttcttcttcttcttcttcttcttcttcttcttcttcttcttcttcttcttcttcttcttcttcttcttcttcttcttcttcttcttcttcttcttcttctttggtaGCAATGCTGTTTGATAGAGCTTCACTTTCTATCAAGTCTTCCAGGAAAATAGGCTCCATCATCTTTAGCTGCGATGCATGCCTCTGCATCCCACTCTTCTTCACTAAGCCACCCACTATGGATGACTTCATTCATAGTAGCCACATTTCCTTCTGTGTGCCTTCTTGGACTCGGACAGTCCCTAGCAACATGTCCCTTCTAGCCACACTTGAAGCACTcaccttttcttctcctctcaTTCTTGACCAACTCCTGGTCATCTTCGTCATCGCTCTCTTGTTGAGCTCCCCCTGAATAGCTGCACTTCTTTGGGCAACGCCTATCTCCTCTTGTCCACTCTTTCGCCTGCTTCGCCTCTCCTCGGCTTCTTAGTGGACCCTTCTTTTTTATGAAGagcgcctcctcctcatccttctCCTCCAAGATGATACTGCACATCTGCTTGGCTAATGCCTCCTGATTAGCCAATAGATTCTCCAACTCCACCAAAGATGATTGTGTTGGCCATCCGCTCACTGCAGCCATAAACCCACTATACTCAGGTCTTAGGCCATTAACGCGCGCCACACGCAAATATACATGCTTCCAGTAGGTTGGACCTCATCAATTTGACGCAGGGCATTTGTATTGTTCCAAATTAAGCACCATGCTCATGCCGTGTTATTTGCGTCGTAGTACCATGACTAACTGACTATTGCAGAATCTGGAGGAGGGAAGTTGTTACTACTGCTAGTGTGCATCATCAGTTCTACACATTCAGAGATAATGTGGTGCAGCAGCTGTTTTGTATGCCACGCGACCTAGAAATCGCTGCCGCACGAACTGTGGTATTGGTAGAGAAGAATGACCACGCGTGCATGTCAGACTTAGCCTACATACACCAAAAGATCTCGAAGAGTTTGCCAACATGGAAATGTTGTAACCTGTCTTCTAGAGGGAAGATGAGTTCAGTCCCAAACAATTCTATGGGTATTTACTTACTATAAAGGATGGTATCCATAGTAAGATGGTTACTGCAAgggtagattttttttttgggcttGGGCCATtacagaaaaagaaatattataTGGTTAAATAGGATACTTTGATGACTCCCAAAGACATTGGAGGGCTAGGATTTACAAATACCGATGAATGAATGCATACCAGCAAAATGGAACTTTAAGCAAGAAAGAGGAGATGAAAATGTTTGCTTCAACCTTCCCAGGAAGAAATACCTGGGCAACAAAGGCTTCTTGAGTTGTAATTATAGAGGGGGAATCACAATTCTGTACAAGCCTACAAGGTGCAAAGCTCAAGTATGGAATATGTAGTTAATAATGGAAAGAAAACCATATTTTGGCATGATGTTTGGATCAGAGAGTGTCCTTAATGGTGAACTTAACATTTAGAAGAGCTCTTGGAGAGGAGGAACTGATAGAGCAGGAAGAAATGCTAGGTTCAATGGATGGGCTGACCTTATCTTCAGAATGTGATACGATTGTTTGGGCATTAGAGAAAAATGGGACTTTTTCAACAGCTTCGCTATATATAGAGACAGAGATCTTGTTTCATGGTTATATCAATTACTATATGGTGGTCATTCATGGTTATATCAGTTACTATATGGTGGCCATTTGGGAAACAGCTCTACCCCTAAAAATTAAAATCTTCATGTTCTCTCCTTTGCAGTAACTGCAGAGGGactcgtgccactgccatgtGGGCCTGATTGCAATTGGGTCCACATGGCAGTGTCACAATGCCTATGCAGTTACTGCAGAGTATTTGTTTCCCCTTTAGCAGGTCAGCAATATAAGCTGCAATCTACAGAACAACTGGTTAAGAGGAACTGCCCGGGGGGATATGTAAAGTCTATATACAAGTGGAATTGACTGATCATAAATCTCTAAATGCGCTATGGCGCAGTTTCTATGAATCGTTTACAGAGATTCACTGAATTGGACACCACTACCGATAGTGTTCGTTCTTTTCAAGAGAGGGTGCTTGAGGGGGTGGATCTCAAAACGTTTCATCTTCATTTTTTGCTGCGCTGTGTGGAGCCTATGGCTGATTAGAAATGAATTTGTGTTTAATTATATTGTTGTTTCTTCGCCTGAGGTTTGTGTACCAGTGTATCTTGTTTATGCAGAGATGGGCGATCCTGAACAAGGGAGATGACCGGCatcgggaggaggaggcgctctAGCGACTCCATCACCGACTTTCATCTTGGTCATCTGACGATTAAAAGAAGACAGGGGGAGGGccccttttctttcctttttttgctCGCTGATGTCTTCTGTTAGAGGGTTTGAGTAATGTGTGTTTGGTGAGGTTTAGAGCATCTTCAACAGATTACTCATCCTCTTCCCAATACCAAAAAAATGATATTTTGATGATTGGAGGTGCTCCAGCAGATTACCAATCAAATCGGCGATaccttaatttttttataatcaccaaaacacactTCCCTCTGACCTAAATGAAGGGGATTTTCCCTCTACCTTATTTTTTGTGATTGAATTTTTGTAATCAGCTGCAACAACCATTaccaaaaaaaaatagttaCTAGTAATGGAGAGAAAATATGTTTTGGGTATGGAGTATGAGTAATCTGTTTTCAGCCTATTATGTTTCTCCTAGTGCGAGTTACCCAGAACTCTTTTGCTCTGCAAACTGGTAACCCCAGCCCGAGCGTAATATTGCTTTCTACAAAGCAGGGCCATATGGTCTTTGGTCCAAAAAATTCTCGTTCATTGCCTTGTTATTTATGTCCCAGTGCCATGACTATCGGCGACCACTAGTAGAGCAGGATCCTAATGTTCAGGATTCAGGCGTGATTGGTCATGTCTCTCTCCACTGTTCTGGTTCAGGATTAGAGTCTACAAACTGGGCAAGATTTTAGATGTTTCTACAGCCGAGCATACGCATGTATCTTCTTTGTGTACATTCACATTTTACAAAGCATGATTAATAGGAGCTGCACCACCAGATCAACATAAGAAATTAAATCACTGAACACCATGGCAGACAATCATTGATTTTAAGTGAATAAAATAGAGAAGAACATGTACACGTCCACTTACAGCGGCATGCCGGTATGGAACGGCGGATTTTTAGTAGCGATGTAAACAGATTGAATACAGACGGATATTACtgatatttatttgtttttatatttttgttcgAGTACGAAATTGGATATGGATAGTGTTAGTTTTTACCGGAtaagattgtaatggatatcgacatcataaaaatttAACTTTTAGTATCCGGATATAGATCAGTTACGGATATTGAATATCCGAAATCAGATACGGACGGATAAATACTTTTTCAAACcggatcgaattcgaatacggTCTGATAATATTcgtaccatttacatccctacTTTTTAGCTTAGCGCCAAATGAATCGGCTGTAGCCGTTTATCCGGCGGCAGGGTATAGAtttgcaatttatttttttggacatacatttaaaaaaatggtaaaataataataataaatcctACTTTGGGAGAGGGAGCAGAGGGCACGGTAGGAAAAACGGCCTCGCTTAACTCGGACGCGGGGTTGGCAACGCGCACGAGAGAATCGGAGCTCACGTTGTTTTGCTGATTCTCAGCGTCGCCCGTCGCCGCTTCCTACGTAATCGAGAAATAATCAAAATATTTAGGTGGGATTTTAGCTTTATTCCATCTAGAATTCGCTTATAAGCGGAAAAAAACAGACCCTTAGCATCTCCTCACACCTCATAGTATACATGCAAAGACATTTGTTGCTGCGTAATGGGCCCGCCGCTGCCCGTCTACCACCACCGTGAGATCCGGAGGGCTATGACTTAATGGGCTCAGCGTCGTAGTGGGCTCAGGGCGGCCGCTTAGGCATCAAACACGCAAGGAGGCAGTCTACGGGCCTCAGCAAGGCAATGGGCTAAGGAAACTGGGCCTCCACTTGGAGCGGCCCGAAACCAACGCTCCCTCGGCACATGTTTGATCGGATCTTGGCCGCAGAGATGAGATCCTATGGTTAGAAACCACTCCAGGACGGTAAATGAGATACCGTCTAGTCCAGCCCATCCCTGGGAAAAATAAGAGATCACTCGGGTATGGCGTTAGCTGATGGTGTTGGCTCTGCTAATTCCCTACTGTGTGCTCAACATGCTGAGGTAGTTGCCTGTTTGAAAGGTCTGGAATGTGCTGATGGATTAGGCATGAGTCGCATTATTTTGGAGACTTATGCAGATTTTATTGCCAAGGTTTTATCCGTTCCAGAGGTGGACAGATCTATCTCAGGTACGTTGTTAGGAGATATCAAGACTTCAATGTATGATGAATTCTCTTAATGTATTATTTCTCATGTGTCTCAGTGGCTGACACTCCGGCAGAGAAATGCGAGGGTGTCAGCTTACAGACAAGCCTCGTAGAACTTGACACTAGtgttcaaacaaacaaacaatttAAGTGAAATGAAATGATTCCTTGAACATTTGCGAAGACCCCTTTACCGATATACATACTTCAAAAAGACTCCGGATTCGGATCGCGATTATTTACATATAGACCCCTGGTTTCATGGTTTGGATTGTATTTTTGCAAACGGCCCCCTGGTTGGCTCTGTttcccctccggcggcggcccgtcTTTCGCCCCCACCGGAAGCGCAGATCCCCCACCCCTCGCAGCTGCCCGCGCCAAGCCATATGACCTGCTCTCCGCGCCTCCGCAGCCATTGGTGATCCGTTCCGCCAGCCGGAGTGTCGCGCGCGAGCCCAAGGCCCGAGGAGGAACACGACAGCTGCCGCCATGACCGGAGAGGACGCGCCACTTGGTGAGGATGAGCGAAACGGATGCTGCACAGCCTAGTCGACGAGGGAGGGAAGAGAGGCAAAGGTAGTCAATGGACCGATATGTCTTCTCCGGCCGGGCACTGAAATCTCCCTGAGGCCTGGTGGTCAGAGCCTCCCTTCTCATCCATCTGTAGTCGCCGCTCTGacctcggccgcggcggcgccgaagaagaggaagaagacaacCAGCTAACTCACAATCAATGCACGGCGTGTGTGACGTCTGGAACTCCCTTCACTTCCACTTCAGCTGGTGGTCAAACTCTGAAATTAGTCAAGTatcaaaaaaaaactctgaaATTAGTCAAGTATCAAAAAAAAAGTCTGAAATTAGTCAAGtatcaaaaaaaaactatgaaattagtcatgtattaaaaaaaaactctgaaATTAGTCAAGTATCCAAAAAAAACTCTGAAATCAGTCAGAAACAAAGGAGACTGGTTTTGCTCTAGTGCAAACCATTCTCCTTTCTACGAATGAACAAGGTTGGATAATTACTGCACAAACTTACATATCATACAGCATTTGGGATTCACACTAAGGACATCTAGCCTACTGCAGTGAACACATTTCACTTTCTGTGATTTACCACCTGCTGGCTGCAAAAGCCAAAAGCGAATTATGGAGATCACACTCCCAGATGGGCAAGTCCGATTAGGCGATTACACATCGAAACAGAGCAAGTATCACCGTACATTGTATTATCAGATTGATGAACGACTCATCACACTACATGCAGTACAAACATTTGAGTACAGTTTTTTCTGGCAAAATTGGTTCAACTGAACGAAAGGAAAGCTTGAACCTGATAGCAAAGACTGGCAATTCTTCTTAATATATGGAGTGAAACCAACACGAAGCATTCATTACATTTCAAGAAAATCTGTGCGTACACATCGTACATTATTCTGTTTTTACTGAAACTTAACACATGATAAATATAGCAGTCCAGTTCAATAATGGTGTTGTAACCTGTCAAATCCTTTAGCGGCTATTATGTTGTTCTTGTGAGTGCTGACACCCTAACAGCCACATGTTTAAATACCCTCATACATGACATAAGGCTGGTAATCACATCACAAAAATATAAAAGCTACATCCCTCCCATAGAGCGCTTCCGCTTGGCACCTGTGTTCTTTATCTCCTGGATCTCAcaagtatagatatagctataGTATGGTGGTATATGAGACTTCCATATTAGGACCTCAACTTTCCCATGAGGCTTAATGCTTCCATACATCACATCATCCATTCTTATCTTTGGAACTTCCTCATCTGAAGAGCGTTGCTGACAATTATAAATCAACAAACTTTCAGATGGCGCAACCATTCTACTAAGATGTGCAGGCCTGTTTTGGTCTAGAAGATCAAGCGGATTGTCACCAAATTTGGAGATATGCTGATTGATGAACCCTCTAAAGAAGGCCACGAACTTGAACCAAAATCGGGGGTCGAAATTATCCCTCAGCAAACGAGAAATGAAATTTGCGCCAATAAAGGAACTTCTATGCATCCTGGCTATCTCCATGGCCATGTGCATGAGCCTCGGGTGCATCTCGGGATCCATGCTTCCGAGTGTAAGTGTCTTGAAGAAATACCAGTACGCCTCATGGGGCAGAAACTTCAGGGTCAGAACCTTTGTTGTTCCAAACTTTACAATGTTGTCAAACGAGCTTGTAAGTATGATTTTACTACCCCTTGGCACATACTGTTTAGAAGCAGAATACATCCTATTCAATGCTTCTTCACTGAGATTCCCATCTAACTCAAGAACAACTAGCAATCTTCCATCTTTGTTCGAATCTGACATGTCATTTTCAAATTTAGCACATCCTTTTCTGAAAGTAGCTAGCTCATCATCTGTGAAACCATGGATGTGGAAAAACAAGATTTCTGAGAAATGGCCACAGACTCTTTCATCCTTGCAGACATGAGCGACAAGGGTGCTCTTGCCAACATATCTTGGTCCAACAATTGGCAAGACCTCTAATTCTCCAGCACAATGAGGTTGTGTGTGCAATAGGAAGTTGATGACTAGTTGTACTTCCATCTGGCGGCCAAACATGCAGTTGGCCAGCTGGAGTTGCATGCTGTAAGGCTGTCTGTATAGGCGAGAATAGCTTGTCAAGGACAGGACAAGCTCATTTACATTAAGGATAGTGGAGCTCAAATTGTCAAGCGTCTTGTGCAGTTCTTTCAAAGCCAAGGCATCTCTCCTGGGGAAACATAGACGCTTTACGGAATTTACTATATACGAAGATGAGTAGCAACTCACAGCCTGATCTTTGGCTTCCTCGTCATCATGAAGTTGGTATCCAAAAGTGTCCAGCATGTAGTAGCCGCGGTGCATGGCATCTCTTAGCATAACCAGCTGGAGGAGCATGGCTTGGTTTGTGATGTGCCGTCCCATGGCCTCTTCAATGATCACTTGTGCCCGGAGCAGGACCCTGCGCAGGCCATCCTCCACATTCAGTGGCATCGGCTTGGTGATTTTGCTGATCAGGAAATTAATGGATCTAGTGGTCACCTCACCAAGGACTGCAGAAAGGAGAACCTCCATTTCTACAAACTCTCCTCAGGAAGATAACACAGCAGGTGGAGAGAATGAGCAGAAGCTGGGGTTTATGGAATGATATGTACGAAGAACAACTCCAGAGATAGAAATATTACAGGTTCGAGTCATGAAGAAGGTCAGTCCAGTCCAGTAGTCCATGCACATGTGTAGACCATATCCTTCCTGAATGACAATTGACAAGCACTaaagttgctttggtttttcCTGCTTCTCCATTTCTAGCATTCAAAGTGGGCATTAAGGTAGAAACCCTGTAAGTCAAGCTGCACCAGTTAAGATGGTAGAAAGTCTCCtgcgcgttcgagaaaaaaaaagatggtagAAAGTCTATGATGAACAACAAACGACTAGTCTAGGATTAATTAAACTAAGATAGTCAATGGTCCATTTAAAAAGTGTTTGGAATTTGGGCCTGTTTTTGCCGTCGCTTGATTGTTCTGATTGACGGTTTCTGTCTTGAACTTGGCTACTGGTGGAGAAAAGAAACAGCCATTGAATATTTGAGCTACCGAGTCATCGCTGCTTATGATGTTTTAAATTGCAATTTAGAGTTGCCCCGCAATATTCTGTACTTACCTTGATTACTTATTCTCTCCCTGTTTCTAGTCTGATTTCTCTCTTGTTTCTAGTCTTGAATCTCTGATACAGGTCTTAATGAAATACAGCTTCAGCTTTCACATAATGACAAGGCACTTCCAGGACCTTCTTGGGGACTCCAACGTGGCATTGATAATGCCTGACACTTCTAGATAGCTTTGCTATAATTGTTAGAGAGTTGTATAGGCTGGCCCATGAGCCTTTGGTTGTGCCGGCCATATTGGCTTTTAGGGTTGGGGCGCCCGCACTGTCCAGGTGCGCCCCCCTGTGTTGATTAGGATAGGCAAGGATCCCCTGATAGGATATTTCCATAAACCTAGGCATCCTTGCCTATATGTACATGTACTCGTGCTTTGCACCCTAATCAATCTAATCCAATTCTTCCTTCATGGTATCAAGAGACCGGGTTACCCCCGACCTCGCTTCTGCTCAACCCTAGCGCGCTGGCCACCGGCTGCGCCCCCTGCTTCGACGACCCCCGCCGCAGCAGCCACCTCCATGGCTGGATCTCAGTCCGAGCCTCCCTCCCCCAAGACGGAGGAGGAGCGCAAGGCTGCCCGCGCCAAGGCTAGGGCTGATGCCCTAGCGCGTGCCGCCGAGGCCAAGAAGCTCGCCGACGCCGTGGCCaaggagcgcgccgccgccaccgaacgCCTTCGCCAAGCGCTCCTCCTTGCTGCCAAGGAGCGCACCGTGGCCGACGCCGCCGATCCaccccccgccccgccgccgcacgagGACGACGACAAGTCTGTCCACGACGTCCAAGGCGCCATGCTGCTTCACGAAGCGGCCGCCG
The genomic region above belongs to Panicum virgatum strain AP13 chromosome 8N, P.virgatum_v5, whole genome shotgun sequence and contains:
- the LOC120686648 gene encoding uncharacterized protein LOC120686648, whose amino-acid sequence is MEVLLSAVLGEVTTRSINFLISKITKPMPLNVEDGLRRVLLRAQVIIEEAMGRHITNQAMLLQLVMLRDAMHRGYYMLDTFGYQLHDDEEAKDQAVSCYSSSYIVNSVKRLCFPRRDALALKELHKTLDNLSSTILNVNELVLSLTSYSRLYRQPYSMQLQLANCMFGRQMEVQLVINFLLHTQPHCAGELEVLPIVGPRYVGKSTLVAHVCKDERVCGHFSEILFFHIHGFTDDELATFRKGCAKFENDMSDSNKDGRLLVVLELDGNLSEEALNRMYSASKQYVPRGSKIILTSSFDNIVKFGTTKVLTLKFLPHEAYWYFFKTLTLGSMDPEMHPRLMHMAMEIARMHRSSFIGANFISRLLRDNFDPRFWFKFVAFFRGFINQHISKFGDNPLDLLDQNRPAHLSRMVAPSESLLIYNCQQRSSDEEVPKIRMDDVMYGSIKPHGKVEVLIWKSHIPPYYSYIYTCEIQEIKNTGAKRKRSMGGM